The following are encoded in a window of Aromatoleum petrolei genomic DNA:
- a CDS encoding S1 family peptidase → MKKNWSPAWRRACVWLAVLYAAVLVPRLTTAGLVDVLPRVKPSVVAVGTFQRTRSPQFRFLGTGFAVGSGRLVATNAHVVSGAVADGELESLVIVVPGASQGTIRKAVKAEVDPNADLALLRLDGEPLPVLPLADGSFVAEGQSIAFTGFPIGSALGLTPVTHRGIVAAVTPIGIPQANSRQLKPALIRRLAGDAFRVYQLDATAYPGNSGSPVFDPESGEVLGIINMVFVKGTKENALSAPSGITYAIPVSHLRALLMEVR, encoded by the coding sequence GTGAAAAAAAATTGGAGTCCGGCGTGGCGTCGTGCGTGCGTGTGGCTTGCCGTCCTCTACGCGGCAGTCCTCGTTCCGCGTCTGACGACGGCGGGCCTTGTCGACGTCCTGCCGCGAGTGAAACCCTCGGTGGTTGCCGTGGGAACGTTTCAGCGGACCCGCTCGCCGCAATTTCGCTTCCTTGGTACCGGGTTTGCAGTGGGAAGCGGTCGTCTCGTTGCGACCAACGCTCATGTCGTGTCGGGGGCCGTCGCGGACGGTGAGCTCGAGTCCCTGGTGATCGTCGTACCCGGTGCGTCCCAAGGCACCATTCGAAAGGCTGTGAAGGCGGAGGTAGACCCGAATGCCGACCTCGCGCTCCTGCGGCTCGACGGCGAGCCCTTGCCCGTCTTGCCACTCGCCGACGGGAGTTTCGTCGCCGAAGGCCAATCGATTGCATTCACGGGATTTCCGATCGGCAGCGCTCTGGGCCTCACACCGGTGACGCACCGGGGCATCGTCGCCGCCGTGACGCCGATCGGCATTCCGCAGGCAAATTCCCGTCAGCTCAAACCCGCGTTAATTCGCCGACTCGCGGGAGACGCGTTCCGCGTCTATCAGCTGGATGCAACGGCATACCCGGGCAATAGTGGCAGCCCGGTGTTCGATCCCGAAAGCGGCGAGGTGCTGGGGATCATCAATATGGTCTTCGTGAAAGGTACGAAGGAAAATGCCTTGAGCGCACCGTCCGGAATCACCTATGCCATCCCGGTTTCCCATCTTCGCGCCCTGCTTATGGAAGTTCGGTGA
- a CDS encoding nucleotide sugar dehydrogenase, which produces MTTVAVIGLGYVGLPLAVEFGRKFRTLGFDLSARKVAAYREHYDPTGEVSGAALRAATMLSCHADASVIAEADFVVVAVPTPVDEAHQPDFSPLVGASRIVGQNLKRGAIVVFESTVYPGATEEVCIPIIERESGLKWKEDFFVGYSPERINPGDKERTVTKIVKVVSGDTPATLAKVREIYGAIITAGVYPASSIKVAEAAKVIENTQRDLNIALMNELAVIFHKIGIDTLEVLEAAGTKWNFLPFRPGLVGGHCIGVDPYYLTHKAEMLGYHSDVVLAGRRINDGMGKYIAEQTVKQMIQAGHAVRGCDVVVMGLTFKENCPDLRNSKVIDVIRELRSFGCRVHVHDAVAASSEAEHEYGESLVAWEDLPRATAVVAAVSHKAYLDMPLVKITDRLLPNGIFVDVKSAYDRDALAASGVTVWRL; this is translated from the coding sequence ATGACTACTGTAGCCGTTATTGGCCTGGGATATGTCGGCCTTCCGCTTGCGGTTGAATTCGGCAGAAAATTCAGGACCCTGGGGTTTGACCTCTCCGCTCGTAAGGTCGCTGCGTATCGTGAGCACTACGATCCGACCGGTGAGGTGTCCGGTGCGGCCTTGCGTGCCGCAACGATGCTTTCATGCCATGCCGATGCGAGCGTGATCGCGGAAGCGGACTTTGTCGTTGTTGCGGTACCGACACCGGTGGATGAAGCGCACCAACCGGATTTCTCGCCACTGGTGGGCGCATCGCGGATCGTCGGACAGAATCTGAAGCGCGGGGCGATCGTTGTCTTCGAGTCAACGGTGTATCCCGGCGCGACAGAGGAGGTCTGCATTCCGATCATAGAGCGTGAATCGGGCCTGAAGTGGAAGGAAGATTTCTTCGTCGGCTATTCTCCAGAGAGAATCAATCCGGGAGACAAGGAGCGAACGGTCACGAAGATCGTGAAAGTGGTATCGGGTGATACGCCTGCCACACTGGCGAAGGTTCGTGAAATCTACGGTGCGATCATTACCGCAGGCGTCTATCCTGCAAGTTCGATCAAGGTCGCGGAGGCTGCGAAGGTTATCGAGAACACGCAGCGAGATCTCAACATCGCATTGATGAACGAACTGGCGGTGATCTTTCACAAGATCGGCATCGACACGCTCGAGGTGCTCGAAGCAGCAGGGACGAAGTGGAACTTCCTGCCGTTCCGGCCGGGCCTCGTAGGAGGACACTGCATCGGCGTCGACCCGTACTACCTGACGCACAAGGCGGAAATGCTCGGCTACCACTCGGACGTGGTCCTGGCAGGACGGCGCATCAATGACGGCATGGGTAAGTACATTGCCGAGCAGACCGTCAAACAGATGATTCAGGCGGGACATGCGGTGCGTGGCTGCGACGTCGTCGTCATGGGGCTCACGTTCAAGGAAAACTGTCCCGATCTACGCAATAGCAAGGTCATCGACGTGATCCGCGAGCTACGCAGCTTCGGCTGCAGGGTGCATGTTCATGACGCCGTTGCAGCATCGTCGGAGGCCGAACACGAGTACGGCGAATCCCTGGTGGCCTGGGAGGATCTGCCGCGTGCGACGGCTGTTGTTGCGGCAGTGTCACACAAGGCGTATCTGGACATGCCCCTCGTAAAGATCACGGACAGGTTGTTGCCGAACGGTATTTTCGTCGATGTGAAGTCGGCGTATGACCGGGACGCCTTGGCTGCGTCCGGGGTCACCGTCTGGCGGCTCTAG
- the prsT gene encoding XrtA/PEP-CTERM system TPR-repeat protein PrsT yields the protein MSRPMIIPQSKRQIALALIFSGLIAGCGASPDSMVGSARDYLAKNDLQAASIQLKNALQENPKLAEARYLLGAVNLRQGNPVAAEKEFRRALELGVPVEQVNPLLARAMVQMGQFEQVIKEFGATELQDPVANARLWGSIGDAYLERKDASKAREAFEVALKSNADDLSARVGFGRMKYLSGDVDGALAEAEAALARGATGEEAGDAHALRANVLLARKQDDEGLAALREAVKGRPSSVAYHFALISLLLERGDMSEAAERLAAMEKVAPKHPLTHYLYALNDFRSGKTAPAREHIAETVRLAPEYLPGRMLAGLIHASLNEHVLAREHLAMVVGRAPENRTARVGLARLELGAGDSQKAMDTLKPLLSEKDPDPASLQLAARIQLAQGKLDAASETYERLVAVRPSDELARTQLGMARMLEGDAAAGLSDLEAASTLEGSSGAADFALVMVHLRQGEIDKAAAAQQRLEEKRPDDPRTYMLQGGIALSRRDMAGARLSFEKALALKSDYLPAVVNLARLDLAERKPGEALERVEHVVAKHPDNVAASLLLANLQKATGAPSDKVRATLERASRATPAEATPKLALAAEALGQRDAKKAISIVQEVIAAHPDDPRAYEMMGRAQLLAGDLQQAVTAFSKQVSLQPKLPAPLIRLADAQQLAKDSTAAEQSLRRALGLKPDFLDAQQRLAALLAGKQRLKEAIAVAQTVQKQRPKEPAGWNLEGDLYLLAKDYAPAIAAYRKSFTVRPRAETVIKLHAVQVQSGKQGDAEKTISEWLRKEPKDVRVRTYLAERAFAARRFDEAERLYVKLDELKPDTPHVLNNLAWIAGHRRDPKAMGLAERALKLAPEDPNILATLGVLQMDSGQSENGIDNLRKAVSLAPTAPTLRLNLAKAYVKAGRKQDAVKEADHLLQSLPQDSPLRAEANALKEKL from the coding sequence GTGTCCCGTCCGATGATAATTCCGCAATCCAAACGGCAAATTGCGCTGGCTCTAATCTTTTCGGGGTTGATTGCCGGTTGCGGCGCGAGCCCTGATTCGATGGTGGGTTCGGCGCGCGATTATCTTGCAAAGAATGATCTCCAGGCTGCGAGCATTCAGCTCAAGAACGCCTTGCAGGAGAACCCCAAGCTCGCTGAAGCACGTTACCTGCTTGGGGCTGTGAATCTTAGGCAGGGGAATCCTGTTGCTGCGGAAAAGGAGTTTCGGCGCGCGCTGGAGCTCGGCGTTCCGGTCGAACAGGTAAATCCCCTGCTGGCGCGTGCGATGGTGCAGATGGGGCAGTTTGAGCAGGTGATCAAGGAATTCGGGGCGACAGAGCTTCAGGATCCGGTTGCCAACGCGCGACTGTGGGGGAGCATCGGGGATGCCTATCTTGAGCGCAAGGACGCGTCCAAGGCGCGCGAGGCCTTCGAGGTGGCGTTGAAGTCCAACGCGGATGACCTTTCTGCGCGGGTCGGATTCGGGCGCATGAAATATCTGAGCGGGGACGTCGACGGGGCGCTTGCAGAGGCCGAGGCTGCGTTGGCTCGCGGTGCGACGGGGGAGGAAGCTGGAGATGCCCATGCTCTGCGTGCAAACGTGTTGCTTGCCCGTAAGCAGGACGACGAGGGGCTCGCTGCGCTGCGCGAGGCGGTGAAGGGGAGGCCGTCATCTGTTGCGTATCATTTTGCGCTGATCTCGCTGTTGCTTGAGCGAGGAGACATGAGTGAAGCAGCGGAGCGGCTTGCTGCGATGGAGAAGGTCGCGCCGAAACATCCACTCACTCACTATCTGTATGCACTCAATGATTTCCGCAGCGGCAAGACGGCTCCGGCCCGTGAGCACATCGCCGAAACCGTCCGGTTGGCTCCGGAATACCTGCCAGGGCGGATGTTGGCCGGCCTGATCCACGCCAGCCTGAACGAGCATGTGCTTGCGCGTGAACATCTGGCGATGGTGGTTGGTCGAGCACCCGAGAACAGAACCGCGCGGGTGGGGCTTGCGCGCCTTGAACTCGGTGCAGGCGACTCCCAGAAGGCCATGGATACACTCAAGCCGCTGCTTTCCGAAAAGGATCCGGACCCGGCGAGCCTGCAACTGGCAGCGCGCATTCAGCTGGCGCAGGGGAAGCTGGATGCGGCCTCGGAGACGTATGAGAGGCTCGTCGCCGTTCGCCCGTCCGACGAGCTGGCGCGCACTCAGTTGGGAATGGCGCGTATGCTCGAGGGGGATGCCGCTGCAGGCCTGAGCGATCTTGAAGCGGCCTCGACGCTCGAGGGGAGTTCCGGAGCTGCCGACTTTGCACTTGTGATGGTGCATTTGCGGCAGGGTGAAATCGACAAGGCAGCTGCGGCGCAGCAGCGGCTCGAGGAAAAACGTCCGGATGACCCTCGCACTTACATGTTGCAGGGGGGCATCGCTCTGTCCCGACGGGATATGGCTGGTGCGCGGCTCTCGTTTGAGAAGGCACTGGCGCTCAAGAGCGATTACCTGCCCGCAGTAGTCAATCTCGCGCGGTTGGATCTCGCGGAAAGAAAGCCCGGTGAGGCGCTGGAACGTGTCGAGCATGTCGTCGCCAAGCATCCGGATAACGTCGCGGCTTCCCTTCTGTTGGCGAATCTGCAAAAGGCCACTGGAGCCCCGTCGGACAAGGTGCGTGCAACCCTCGAGCGCGCGAGTCGTGCGACGCCAGCGGAAGCCACTCCGAAGCTGGCGCTCGCCGCGGAGGCCCTGGGGCAGAGAGATGCAAAGAAAGCGATCTCGATCGTGCAGGAAGTCATCGCAGCCCATCCCGATGATCCACGAGCGTACGAGATGATGGGCCGGGCCCAGCTACTGGCGGGTGACCTTCAGCAGGCAGTCACTGCGTTCAGCAAGCAGGTGAGTTTACAGCCGAAATTGCCAGCCCCGTTGATCCGCCTTGCAGATGCGCAACAACTGGCGAAGGACTCCACCGCCGCAGAGCAGTCCTTGCGACGGGCGCTAGGGCTGAAGCCGGATTTCCTCGACGCACAGCAGCGACTCGCCGCATTGCTCGCCGGAAAACAGCGACTCAAGGAGGCGATTGCCGTTGCCCAGACAGTACAAAAGCAACGGCCCAAGGAGCCTGCGGGGTGGAACCTGGAAGGCGATCTGTACCTCCTCGCAAAGGACTACGCGCCTGCGATTGCCGCTTACCGCAAATCGTTCACTGTCAGGCCGAGGGCCGAGACGGTGATCAAACTCCATGCGGTTCAGGTTCAGTCGGGTAAGCAAGGCGATGCCGAGAAGACGATTTCCGAATGGTTGCGGAAGGAGCCAAAGGATGTACGGGTGCGTACTTATCTTGCCGAGCGCGCCTTTGCTGCACGGCGATTCGACGAAGCCGAAAGGCTCTATGTCAAGCTCGATGAGCTCAAACCGGATACGCCCCATGTCCTGAATAATCTTGCATGGATCGCGGGCCATCGCAGGGATCCGAAAGCGATGGGGCTGGCGGAGCGGGCGTTAAAGTTGGCTCCGGAGGATCCGAATATTCTCGCTACGCTGGGTGTGCTGCAAATGGACAGCGGCCAGTCCGAGAACGGGATCGATAACCTTCGCAAGGCGGTTTCTCTGGCGCCGACTGCACCGACTCTTCGTCTCAATCTCGCGAAAGCATATGTGAAAGCTGGGCGCAAACAGGACGCTGTGAAGGAGGCGGATCATCTGCTGCAGTCCCTGCCGCAGGATAGCCCCCTGCGCGCCGAGGCCAATGCGCTGAAGGAGAAGCTATGA
- a CDS encoding site-specific recombinase, translating into MDRVLERLDGPDNDELAQWKDLVSQLRPPRASDAAAAESRLRQLIDTLKARPDLRRRLNTAFRRLFRERKQVSLYASSGLLPSTGFFSETARRISGRLLPDYLDTAYMKDVLAVLFWRSDDEVWVNAIADELWCELIRTVLDDETPASETDSRRLPDAITEILEALRVLSYHASAIGLDPEFIRIDPELEEHESAFLAQNAELVAYIRNYAQWWETSTTLVEDERHVQVMLDQCEEALQRIRRRAAKLGTSLTLTFKLERLHQHLRRIGRLLRLLSGLRQHRMFSDVAPEIVDLFKELVRSECRKHRLSDYLGKNVELLSLRMTESAGKTGERYITTTRREYFGILGSAALGGLIIACMAAIKLVLAKQGHAPLTSALSFCLNYGIGFVIIHIIGGTVATKQPAMTANAIAASIGETQGKNRDLDNLVELIARTVRSQLAAIVGNVGVAIPAATVIALIVHATSGDHFVSPEKARGLLDEIDPAGGAVFFAAIAGVCLFLSGLIAGYYDNLCAYARIPERLLQLNWLRRLLGPPRMERVAGYVENNLGALAGNFFFGFLLGGVTALGVLFGLPLDIRHISFSSAYVGFAGAGLDFTTGWQAAALAASGIALIGLTNLGVSFSLSLYVALRARRITFAQGRTLVWMTLRHFLSHPRDFLLPPRNDRTSVTSGRDAEPQSHSAIDP; encoded by the coding sequence ATGGATCGAGTGCTGGAACGCCTGGATGGCCCCGACAACGACGAGCTCGCACAATGGAAGGACCTCGTCAGCCAGCTGCGCCCGCCGAGGGCCAGCGACGCCGCGGCCGCGGAATCCCGTTTGCGGCAGCTCATCGATACGCTCAAGGCGCGTCCGGACCTGCGTCGGCGCCTGAACACCGCGTTCCGCAGATTGTTTCGCGAACGCAAGCAGGTCTCGCTCTACGCCTCGTCCGGCCTGCTGCCATCAACCGGCTTCTTTTCCGAAACGGCGCGACGCATCAGCGGGCGGCTGCTTCCCGACTACCTCGACACCGCGTACATGAAGGACGTGCTGGCCGTCCTCTTCTGGCGCAGTGACGACGAAGTGTGGGTCAATGCCATCGCCGACGAACTGTGGTGCGAGCTGATCCGCACTGTCCTCGACGACGAGACGCCCGCTTCGGAAACCGACAGCCGCAGGCTGCCCGACGCGATCACCGAAATCCTCGAGGCCCTCCGCGTGCTTTCCTACCACGCCAGCGCCATTGGCCTCGATCCCGAGTTCATCCGCATCGACCCCGAACTGGAAGAGCACGAATCGGCCTTTCTCGCACAAAACGCGGAACTTGTGGCCTACATCCGCAATTACGCGCAGTGGTGGGAAACATCGACCACTCTCGTCGAGGACGAGCGCCACGTCCAGGTCATGCTCGACCAATGCGAGGAAGCACTGCAGCGCATACGCCGGCGTGCAGCCAAACTGGGCACGAGCCTTACGCTGACGTTCAAGCTCGAACGCCTGCACCAGCACCTCCGGCGCATCGGCCGCCTTCTGCGGCTCCTGTCAGGGCTGCGGCAACACCGAATGTTTTCCGATGTTGCCCCGGAAATTGTCGACCTGTTCAAGGAGCTCGTCCGCTCGGAATGCCGCAAACACCGCCTCTCCGACTATCTAGGCAAAAATGTGGAACTGCTGTCGCTGCGCATGACTGAGAGTGCGGGCAAGACCGGCGAACGCTACATCACGACCACACGCCGGGAATACTTCGGAATATTGGGATCCGCAGCGCTCGGAGGACTGATCATCGCATGCATGGCCGCCATCAAGCTCGTGCTCGCGAAACAGGGGCACGCACCGCTCACGTCCGCGCTGAGCTTCTGCCTCAACTACGGCATCGGCTTCGTCATCATCCATATCATCGGCGGCACGGTAGCGACCAAACAGCCAGCGATGACGGCCAATGCGATCGCAGCATCGATCGGTGAGACGCAAGGGAAGAACCGGGACCTCGACAATCTGGTCGAACTGATTGCCCGGACCGTCCGCAGCCAGCTCGCAGCGATTGTGGGCAACGTCGGCGTGGCGATCCCCGCCGCAACGGTGATCGCGCTCATTGTTCATGCCACCAGCGGCGACCACTTCGTTTCGCCGGAAAAAGCCCGTGGGTTGCTAGACGAGATCGACCCTGCGGGGGGCGCCGTGTTCTTCGCTGCAATTGCCGGCGTCTGCCTCTTCCTCTCCGGCCTCATCGCCGGCTACTACGACAATCTCTGCGCCTATGCCCGCATTCCCGAGCGTCTCCTCCAGCTGAACTGGCTGCGCCGCCTCCTCGGACCTCCGCGCATGGAACGCGTAGCCGGCTACGTCGAGAATAACCTCGGCGCACTGGCGGGCAACTTCTTCTTCGGCTTCTTGCTCGGTGGCGTGACCGCACTTGGCGTACTGTTCGGCCTGCCTCTAGACATCCGCCACATCTCCTTCTCGTCCGCGTATGTCGGATTTGCCGGCGCAGGCCTCGATTTCACAACGGGTTGGCAAGCCGCCGCGCTCGCCGCAAGTGGCATCGCCCTGATCGGCCTCACCAACCTGGGTGTGAGCTTCTCACTCAGCCTGTACGTAGCATTGCGCGCACGGCGGATCACCTTCGCCCAAGGGCGCACCCTCGTGTGGATGACACTGCGGCACTTCCTCTCACACCCCCGCGACTTCCTCCTTCCGCCGCGCAACGATCGCACCAGCGTGACGAGCGGGCGCGATGCCGAACCGCAGTCGCATAGCGCAATTGATCCCTGA
- a CDS encoding lytic transglycosylase domain-containing protein produces the protein MGRGLRLSRSLQLLGAALLATASQVSIAAKDDPAAFEAALLEAVFSDHARYLADLAVAHEHGEGVEREPARAAALYCESARLGNVEAMYSLGWMYANGRGLERNDAYAGTLFAMAAFFGHPQADRMRRYTGDYEGAVPDCLQPPPDESPDPGWSAEAYIAALSVQRQHLARLVVNLSADYAISPRLALAIALTESNLDADAVSSKNAMGVMQLIPDTAARFNVRKPFDPEENIRGGLAYLRWLLAYFRGDIALAAAGYNAGERAVDRYRGVPPYAETQAYVARILAFMQRRKHAYDSRVTEPSPVAPALQLVSERGGGS, from the coding sequence ATGGGACGAGGATTGCGTCTAAGCAGAAGCCTTCAATTGTTGGGCGCTGCATTGTTGGCTACTGCGTCGCAGGTGTCGATTGCCGCAAAGGATGACCCGGCCGCATTCGAGGCGGCCTTACTCGAGGCTGTCTTCTCCGATCATGCGCGCTACCTGGCGGACCTTGCGGTGGCCCATGAGCACGGAGAGGGGGTGGAGCGCGAGCCGGCAAGGGCTGCTGCGTTGTACTGCGAATCTGCGCGTCTGGGCAATGTCGAAGCCATGTATTCGCTCGGCTGGATGTACGCCAATGGGCGAGGCCTCGAGCGCAATGACGCCTACGCTGGAACATTGTTCGCAATGGCGGCATTTTTCGGGCACCCGCAAGCCGATCGGATGCGCCGCTACACCGGCGACTACGAGGGGGCCGTGCCAGACTGCCTGCAGCCTCCTCCCGACGAGTCACCCGATCCGGGGTGGAGTGCCGAAGCGTACATCGCTGCACTGTCGGTGCAGCGCCAGCATCTGGCGCGACTCGTGGTAAATCTTTCCGCCGATTACGCGATCAGTCCGAGACTCGCGCTGGCGATCGCATTGACTGAGTCCAACCTGGACGCGGATGCGGTTTCGTCGAAAAATGCGATGGGGGTGATGCAGTTGATCCCGGACACCGCAGCGCGCTTCAATGTGCGGAAACCTTTCGACCCCGAGGAGAACATACGGGGTGGTCTTGCCTATCTGCGCTGGCTGCTGGCTTATTTTCGCGGGGATATCGCGCTGGCTGCAGCTGGATACAACGCCGGCGAGCGTGCCGTTGATCGTTACCGAGGGGTACCGCCTTACGCTGAAACGCAGGCCTACGTTGCGCGTATCCTGGCCTTCATGCAGCGGCGCAAGCACGCATACGACAGCCGCGTCACCGAGCCAAGTCCCGTCGCTCCCGCTCTGCAGCTCGTCAGCGAACGTGGAGGAGGTTCGTGA
- the prsR gene encoding PEP-CTERM-box response regulator transcription factor: MNDKRRTLLVVEDDPALQKQMRWAFDSFETVVADDRESALAQLRRYEPAVVTMDLGLPPSPDDVGEGFRLLGEMLVLAPETKVIVLTGQHDRENAVRAVAMGAYDFFGKPFEPELLALTIDRAFRLHDLQAENHRLQAQQSSPLSGVITRDPGMLKVCRTVERVASANVTVALLGASGTGKEILARALHALSSRSKERFLAINCAAIPENLLESELFGYEKGAFTGAAKLTPGKIETAHKGTFFLDEIGDLPMALQAKLLRFLQERVVERIGGREEIPVDVRVVCATHRDLKAQIQAGHFREDLYYRLAEIVIDIPPLRERDGDAVLLAHAFVQRFAKENARGAMHLGEDALAAIETHPWPGNVRELENCLKRAVIMAESNRITAEDLGLDAAESDLLELNLRHVRDEAERRAVIRALARTNGNIARAADVLGISRPSLYDLMNRFGFKKES, translated from the coding sequence ATGAACGATAAGAGACGAACGCTTCTGGTTGTGGAGGATGATCCGGCGCTGCAGAAGCAGATGCGATGGGCGTTCGATTCTTTCGAGACCGTTGTCGCCGACGATAGAGAGAGCGCTCTCGCCCAGTTGCGTCGTTATGAGCCCGCGGTGGTCACAATGGACCTTGGCTTGCCCCCGAGTCCGGATGACGTCGGCGAGGGCTTCCGACTCCTCGGGGAGATGCTGGTGCTGGCGCCCGAGACGAAGGTGATTGTCCTGACCGGCCAGCATGATCGGGAGAATGCGGTCCGGGCCGTGGCAATGGGTGCCTACGATTTCTTCGGCAAACCTTTTGAACCGGAATTGCTCGCGCTGACGATTGATCGTGCATTTCGGCTCCACGATCTTCAGGCAGAGAATCATCGTCTGCAGGCCCAGCAGTCCAGCCCGCTTTCTGGAGTCATCACCCGGGATCCCGGGATGTTGAAGGTATGCCGAACAGTGGAAAGGGTGGCGTCGGCAAATGTCACCGTGGCGCTGCTTGGCGCAAGCGGGACAGGGAAGGAAATTCTGGCGCGCGCCTTGCACGCGTTGTCGTCGCGCTCCAAGGAGCGCTTCTTGGCGATCAACTGCGCCGCGATTCCGGAGAATCTTCTGGAAAGCGAATTGTTTGGCTACGAGAAGGGGGCTTTCACCGGGGCGGCGAAGCTGACGCCGGGAAAAATCGAAACCGCGCACAAGGGTACCTTCTTTCTTGACGAAATAGGGGACCTGCCGATGGCGCTGCAGGCGAAACTGCTCCGCTTCCTGCAGGAAAGAGTGGTCGAACGCATCGGGGGGCGTGAGGAGATTCCGGTTGATGTGCGCGTGGTGTGTGCGACGCACAGGGATTTGAAGGCGCAAATACAGGCTGGCCATTTTCGCGAAGATCTTTACTACCGGCTCGCCGAGATTGTCATCGACATTCCTCCTCTCCGGGAGCGAGATGGTGATGCCGTGCTGCTGGCACATGCGTTCGTGCAACGCTTCGCGAAGGAGAATGCCCGGGGGGCCATGCATCTCGGTGAGGACGCGCTTGCGGCGATCGAGACGCATCCCTGGCCGGGAAATGTGCGTGAATTGGAGAACTGCCTGAAGCGCGCGGTGATCATGGCGGAATCGAACCGGATCACGGCGGAGGATCTCGGCCTCGATGCAGCTGAATCGGACTTGCTGGAACTCAATCTGCGTCATGTCAGGGACGAGGCGGAGCGGCGGGCGGTGATCCGTGCCTTGGCAAGAACGAACGGCAATATCGCGCGTGCTGCCGATGTTCTGGGGATCAGCAGGCCCTCCTTGTATGACTTGATGAACCGCTTTGGATTCAAGAAGGAGAGTTGA